In Parvularculales bacterium, one DNA window encodes the following:
- a CDS encoding molybdopterin cofactor-binding domain-containing protein codes for MAKWTRRAVIGSGLLAGGAFVVGVALRPGNPVDELKPLVAGGQGENLINSWVKIDADNVVTAIIPHTEMGQGVRTSLVQMLADEMDADWDKIAVMEAPTTGDYVSQHMVRLFFAPGTLDAPPWLDPTLDGILTQVSKLAGGYATGGSSSVRATGQRGMRVAGAAAREMLIAAAAEAWNVPAGDIRTANSTLLHDGSGRSAAYAVFADAASRQSLPTHPKLKTPDQFKLMGKSMPRVDLDEKVNGSAQYGIDATIPGQTMRYGAIFAAPVPDSTIKSVNDTQAKTMPGVLEVINFGGFVAVIAEGYWQAQQALDTVEMDFSKTPNDNLDQKGLFDRYEKALSEAGDEGGDVLGEAGDVISASDNAPATVEAEYRVPFLAHGAMEPVNCTGWVHDGVCDLWTSAQVPLRAISEVSDATGIAADNINLHQMEMGGSFGRRLRDDYAVISARVAQAVNYPVKVIWSREEDIQKAYYRTCTTSRFKAGLESAGRPVSWDNVYVHQEAPPEAAFVDYYDIPNKRIRTLPDVPMHLRFGDWRSVDESQHGFFKESFMDELAHKAGVDPFEYRLALLNKSPRHKAVLEGVAEMSGWGRKLPAGHGRGIALVPSFGTIVAQVADVELSGGTPRVVRVYCCADPGFAVNPSGFEAQMESAIVYGLTAVLYGEISLEEGAVVQSNFHDYEILRMEEMPDIEVKIINGDNVVLGGGGEPGLPPIAPAVANAVFAATGVRVRELPLNNITFA; via the coding sequence ATGGCAAAATGGACGCGCAGGGCGGTTATCGGGTCAGGACTATTGGCGGGTGGCGCTTTTGTGGTAGGGGTCGCTTTGCGTCCGGGCAATCCGGTAGATGAGTTAAAGCCTCTGGTGGCCGGAGGTCAGGGCGAAAACCTCATTAACAGTTGGGTTAAAATTGATGCTGATAATGTGGTAACGGCGATTATTCCCCACACGGAAATGGGGCAGGGAGTTCGTACGTCTCTTGTGCAGATGCTGGCGGACGAGATGGATGCCGATTGGGATAAAATTGCCGTCATGGAAGCTCCGACAACCGGCGATTATGTTTCTCAACACATGGTGCGCTTGTTTTTTGCACCGGGCACTCTGGATGCGCCGCCATGGCTTGACCCGACCCTTGATGGCATTCTGACGCAGGTTTCCAAGTTAGCGGGTGGTTATGCAACGGGAGGAAGTTCGTCGGTACGGGCGACGGGGCAAAGAGGAATGCGGGTTGCAGGCGCTGCCGCACGTGAGATGCTTATAGCGGCTGCCGCCGAGGCATGGAATGTACCGGCAGGTGACATACGAACCGCAAACAGCACATTGTTGCATGACGGGTCCGGCAGGTCGGCGGCCTATGCGGTATTTGCAGACGCCGCCTCTCGGCAGTCTTTGCCTACCCATCCCAAACTCAAAACACCTGACCAGTTCAAACTTATGGGCAAATCCATGCCCCGTGTTGACCTTGATGAGAAGGTGAACGGGTCGGCGCAATATGGCATTGATGCCACCATCCCCGGTCAAACGATGCGCTATGGTGCTATTTTCGCCGCGCCCGTGCCGGATTCAACCATTAAATCCGTTAATGACACGCAAGCTAAAACAATGCCGGGAGTTTTGGAGGTAATCAACTTTGGCGGTTTTGTCGCTGTTATTGCCGAGGGATATTGGCAGGCGCAACAGGCTCTTGATACGGTCGAGATGGATTTTTCAAAGACGCCCAACGATAATCTTGATCAGAAGGGATTGTTTGACCGCTATGAAAAAGCCCTGAGTGAAGCGGGAGACGAAGGCGGTGATGTTCTCGGTGAGGCTGGGGATGTCATTTCGGCCTCTGACAATGCGCCTGCAACGGTTGAAGCGGAATACCGGGTTCCTTTTTTAGCTCATGGGGCCATGGAGCCGGTTAACTGTACGGGCTGGGTTCATGATGGTGTTTGTGATTTGTGGACGAGTGCGCAGGTTCCCCTACGTGCCATATCGGAGGTTTCCGATGCTACCGGCATTGCAGCGGACAATATAAACCTTCATCAAATGGAAATGGGTGGCAGTTTTGGACGCCGGTTGCGAGATGATTATGCGGTTATCAGTGCGCGGGTGGCTCAGGCGGTAAACTATCCTGTGAAAGTTATATGGTCGCGGGAGGAGGATATTCAGAAGGCGTATTACCGCACCTGCACAACGAGCCGGTTTAAGGCGGGCCTTGAGAGTGCGGGCCGTCCGGTAAGTTGGGATAATGTCTATGTGCATCAGGAGGCCCCACCGGAGGCGGCTTTTGTTGATTATTATGATATTCCCAACAAGCGCATACGGACCTTGCCGGATGTACCGATGCATTTGCGTTTCGGAGATTGGCGTTCGGTGGATGAAAGTCAGCACGGATTTTTCAAAGAGTCTTTTATGGATGAACTCGCTCATAAAGCGGGTGTTGACCCGTTTGAGTATCGTCTGGCTCTGCTGAACAAATCGCCGCGTCATAAAGCGGTCCTTGAGGGGGTGGCGGAGATGTCAGGCTGGGGACGCAAATTGCCCGCCGGTCATGGCCGGGGTATTGCTCTGGTGCCTTCTTTCGGGACTATTGTGGCGCAGGTCGCGGACGTCGAATTGTCTGGTGGCACACCACGCGTTGTTCGCGTTTATTGTTGTGCCGACCCGGGTTTTGCAGTAAATCCCTCAGGCTTTGAGGCACAGATGGAGAGTGCGATTGTGTATGGCCTGACGGCGGTGCTTTACGGAGAGATTTCTCTGGAGGAGGGTGCCGTTGTGCAGAGCAATTTTCATGATTATGAAATACTCCGCATGGAAGAGATGCCTGATATTGAGGTTAAAATTATCAATGGCGATAATGTGGTTCTGGGTGGCGGTGGTGAGCCGGGCCTGCCTCCTATAGCGCCTGCCGTCGCTAACGCCGTTTTTGCGGCTACCGGTGTGCGTGTTCGGGAATTGCCTTTGAACAACATCACGTTTGCTTAA
- a CDS encoding (2Fe-2S)-binding protein, with amino-acid sequence MVSVTINGDSHVLDVDDATPILWVVREQLGLTGTKFGCGIAQCGACTVHLNGQPVRSCSVPIGAADGGAITTIEGIATRDAGGQEKLSKIQQAWIDEQVPQCGYCQSGQIMSAVALLRENPNPTDDDIDDAMSGNICRCGTYSRIRKAIKKAAGGGSA; translated from the coding sequence TTGGTTAGCGTTACAATCAACGGTGATTCCCACGTGCTTGATGTTGATGATGCAACACCAATCCTCTGGGTTGTGCGCGAGCAGCTAGGCCTGACGGGTACCAAGTTCGGATGCGGCATTGCGCAATGCGGAGCGTGTACGGTGCATCTTAACGGGCAGCCTGTCCGGTCATGTTCCGTTCCCATCGGGGCGGCTGATGGGGGGGCTATCACCACCATTGAGGGAATTGCCACCAGAGATGCCGGAGGGCAGGAAAAACTATCCAAAATCCAGCAAGCATGGATAGACGAACAAGTGCCTCAGTGTGGCTATTGTCAATCAGGGCAGATCATGTCGGCGGTGGCGCTGTTGCGGGAAAACCCTAACCCTACAGATGACGATATTGATGATGCCATGTCCGGCAATATATGCCGTTGCGGGACGTATAGCCGCATCCGTAAGGCCATCAAAAAAGCCGCCGGTGGGGGGAGCGCCTGA
- a CDS encoding glutathione S-transferase family protein gives MLTLHFAPNSRAVRILWLLEELELPYKLNRMDFHPKDLKSDEHRARHPLGRIPVLDDGDTSIYESGAITEYILERHKNGDLKPAVDDPRFPEYLQWFHYCEGMVMPPINTIVVHTLLLPPERQDETVRGQAQRLLSKALAPVDEAIEGREYLIGDFSAVDIMLGHSILMSDRMGCVSDDMKNLKAYTKRISERPALQKALAA, from the coding sequence ATGCTCACATTACATTTTGCACCTAATTCCCGTGCGGTCCGTATTCTCTGGCTTCTTGAAGAACTGGAATTGCCTTACAAACTTAACCGGATGGACTTTCATCCCAAAGACCTTAAATCTGACGAACATAGAGCGCGGCATCCTCTTGGACGTATACCGGTTCTGGATGACGGCGATACCTCCATCTACGAGTCGGGGGCTATCACCGAATACATCCTTGAGCGTCACAAAAACGGAGATCTTAAACCTGCCGTTGATGACCCCCGCTTTCCGGAATATCTGCAATGGTTTCATTATTGCGAAGGCATGGTGATGCCACCGATCAATACCATCGTGGTTCACACGCTTTTGCTGCCACCGGAACGTCAGGACGAAACCGTACGCGGTCAGGCTCAGCGTCTGTTGAGCAAAGCACTGGCTCCCGTTGATGAAGCCATTGAGGGACGGGAATATCTGATAGGTGATTTTTCAGCGGTAGACATTATGCTGGGGCACTCTATTCTGATGAGTGACCGCATGGGCTGTGTATCGGACGATATGAAAAACCTTAAGGCCTACACAAAACGTATCAGCGAACGTCCGGCACTGCAGAAAGCTCTGGCGGCATAA